In the genome of Caulobacter flavus, the window GGCGGCCGGGGTCTTGCCCGAGGCGCCCGACATGCGGCCGTCGGTGACCAGGGCCACCTTGTAGCCGCGGTCCAGCAGCACCGAGATCGACGGCGACAGGTTGTGCAGCTCGGGCATGCCGTTGGCCGAAGGCCCCTGGAAGCGCACCACCACCACCACGTCGCGGTCGAGTTCGCCGCGCTTGAAGGCGGCGATGAAGTCTTCCTGCTCCTGGAACACGGCGGCGGGCGCGGTGATCACGTGGTGCTCGGGCTTGACGGCCGAGATCTTGATCACGCCGCGGCCCAGGTTGCCGGCCAGCAGCTTCAGGCCGCCTTCCTTGCTGAACGGGTTCTCGACCGGACGCAGGATGGCTTCGTCCAGCGAAGCCTCGGGGCCTTCGCGCCACTTCAGCTCGCCATCCTCGAGGTAGGGCTCCTGGTGATAGTTCGACAGGCCGGGGCCGGCGATGGTCAGCACGTCCTCGTGGGCCATGCCGGCCTTCAGCAGTTCGCGCACCACGAAGGCCATGCCGCCGGCGGCCTGGAAGTGGTTCACGTCGGCCGAGCCGTTCGGATAGACCTTGGCCAGCAGCGGCACGGCCTTGGAGATGTCGTCCAGGTCTTCCAGCGTCAGGATGATCCCGGCCGCGCGGGCCATGGCCACGATGTGCAGGGCCAGGTTGGTCGAGCCGCCGGTGGCCATCAGGCCGACGACGCCGTTGACCACGGCCTTCTCGTCGATGACCCGGCCGATCGGAATCCACTCGTTGCCCTTGTGGGTGACGGCGGCGACGCGGCGGGCGGCTTCCTTGACCAGCGCGCTGCGCAGCGGGGTGTTGGGATGCACGAAGGCCGAGCCCGGCAGGTGCAGGCCCATCAGCTCCATCAGCATCTGGTTGGTGTTGGCCGTGCCGTAGAAGGTGCAGGTGCCCGGGCCGTGATAGCTGGCGCTCTCGGCGGCGAGCAGTTCGTCGCGACCGACCTTGCCCTCGGCGTAGAGCGCGCGGATGCGGGCCTTTTCCGAGTTGGGCAGGCCCGAGGTCATCGGGCCGGCCGGCACGAACACCGCCGGCAGGTGGCTGAAGGTCAGGGCGCCGATGACCAGGCCCGGCACGATCTTGTCGCAGACGCCCAGATACATGGCCGCGTCGAAGGCGTCGTGGGTCAGGGCCACGGCCGTGGCCATGGCGATGACGTCGCGCGAAAACAGCGACAGCTCCATGCCCGGACGGCCTTGGGTGACGCCGTCGCACATGGCCGGCACGCCGCCGGCGAACTGGGCCGTGGCCCCGGCCTCGCGTGCGGCTTCCTTGATCAGCGCCGGATACTCTTCCAGCGGCTGGTGGGCCGACAGCATGTCGTTATAGGCCGAGACGATGCCGAGGTTGGGCGCGTTCGGATCCAGCGCCCGCACCTTGTCGGCGGCCGGCGAGGCGGCGAAGGCATGAGCCCAGTTGGCGCAGGACAGCTTGGCGCGGCCGGGCTGGGCCAGGGCGGCGGCGTCCATCTGCGCGAGATAGGCCTCGCGGGTCGGACGGCTGCGCTCGATGATCCGCTGGGTGATCGCGGCGATGACGGGATTGAGGGCCATCAGAACTTACTCCGCCCAGAGGATGCGGACCGGCGCGCGGTCCTGCTTCAGGATCCTGGCGATCGGCAGGTCGGGATCGACCTCGCCGTCCAGGAGCTCACGCTTGGCCTCGCCGGTGA includes:
- the edd gene encoding phosphogluconate dehydratase, with the protein product MALNPVIAAITQRIIERSRPTREAYLAQMDAAALAQPGRAKLSCANWAHAFAASPAADKVRALDPNAPNLGIVSAYNDMLSAHQPLEEYPALIKEAAREAGATAQFAGGVPAMCDGVTQGRPGMELSLFSRDVIAMATAVALTHDAFDAAMYLGVCDKIVPGLVIGALTFSHLPAVFVPAGPMTSGLPNSEKARIRALYAEGKVGRDELLAAESASYHGPGTCTFYGTANTNQMLMELMGLHLPGSAFVHPNTPLRSALVKEAARRVAAVTHKGNEWIPIGRVIDEKAVVNGVVGLMATGGSTNLALHIVAMARAAGIILTLEDLDDISKAVPLLAKVYPNGSADVNHFQAAGGMAFVVRELLKAGMAHEDVLTIAGPGLSNYHQEPYLEDGELKWREGPEASLDEAILRPVENPFSKEGGLKLLAGNLGRGVIKISAVKPEHHVITAPAAVFQEQEDFIAAFKRGELDRDVVVVVRFQGPSANGMPELHNLSPSISVLLDRGYKVALVTDGRMSGASGKTPAAIHVTPEAAKGGALAYVQDGDVITMNADTGELYIHVDEAELLARTPAPVPASKPGFGRELFSWMRHGVGAADAGASVLFA